DNA from Alnus glutinosa chromosome 2, dhAlnGlut1.1, whole genome shotgun sequence:
aaatgatcACCTCAGTTTGCGAGTCTCACAGTTTTTAAAACCATAGCTTCTCATGTAATTTGATTTATCAGTATTCACCAAAGTGGTAAACGTATCACAAAGTTATAACAGATCCTTTTAACATTTTCAAGGAAACAAATAGGCTTTGTTCTTTATAGAagtcctttcctttttttgagATGTGGAAAATGACCTTGAATGATGATTGCCAATTGGGTCCCAAATATCTCAATTTTTCGTTAGATAGAAACCCAACTATTTTTCACCCAATACTATATTGTTGATATGCATATTCATGTTTTTGGTTTGGCAGTTATTTACTGGAATTTGACGATGATGAGGAAGAGGGATCCTTGCCTCAAAGGGCAGTACCCTTCCACAAGGTGGTTGCTCTGCCTGAGGGACATCGTCAATGAATTCATACTGTTTATAGCCTTGTATAAATCTAACCTGCTATGTAGCGTTTTTAACCTGACCTTTAACATGGCCTATGTTTTTTCGTTTGGTCATTTGGATATGGTTTTGTAATATATTCTGTAACTTTTTATGTTATATAGCATATTTattccctctctccctctctctctctctgcaataTAATGGTAAGCTAGgctatatttgttattttattttaattttctctaaattactTTCACTTTTCATAAAATCTTGTAGGACAAAATAACATCATCTTTTTTGTGCTTGACTTCATTACCTTTCTTTCTTGAAGTTTccgggttttttttattttttttttttaaaaaatgggttGTAATCGTGTTAGCGGGTTAACTTGTGACATGATTATAATCAGATCAGAATCGGGTCAGCCTAATTATGACTCAAACTCAATTTTTTCATATCGTATTTGCAGGTCGTGTAAACAATTTCCAAGCTTAGATCAAAGACACGAGGGATAAGAATACGGCTTTATACTATATTAAACACTGACTTTCTTAGAGTGAAcagataagaaataaaaaattttaattatttaattaatatcttaatAATTGTTACATTTTGAACAATCACCCACGTGAAGTTTGATAGAGTGCCACGTAGATGTAATGCAAGGGAAGCAATAGAAGGAATCTCCAACAAGTCCAAAGACGTGCATTTAAGAGTGCGATTCGGGTGGTTTGGTAAtcctttttttcttataaataaaataataatataattttttttttattttaaaaaaaatgattaatgtgatataaaaagtataatgttttgaagttaattttttcGGAGAAAATTTGGGAGGGTTTGTCAAACAAAGCCAAGGTTTTTTTGGTAGGGTTATGATGTACAACACAAACAGTGGAGAATAAATCAGGAtactctcaaattatttgtcaaaatttggGAAGGTGATTATAAGAAATTACTTATAGGACACATATGATCCGATAAGAGCATCCCTAGTAAGCTCtccaattcaattttttcatcgaaatttggtgaaaaattcaaaaaagtctACTTCAACAAACGCTTGATAATTTATCTATTTTGGctcttgtcaaaatttcactccaaatttggctcacaaatttcatgagctattgaatatttaatcatttttctctcatttcacttcactttttattttttctctctcctcatttgttaCGAGTGattgcttaaaaccaataaaaattaatatatagttgaaatagagaaatatttagaaagtttgatgaatgaaatttgttaaaagtagtcgttaaaataatgaaattatattttttagctaaaatttgaaaaaaatttggagagctCACTAGATGCTTTAAGTGATTGAATAGTCTAATTTTTGTTTAGTTAAATACATTTCATAAGTGGTATCTAACAATCAGCTatttgaattctctcaaattgacaaaaattatatagaaaccggtttgtagaaaatattttataacccacatataagattgacatgcgtctcttagcatgtgagaagcacatgttatttaaatagtatgtATTTCTtacatgattttttaataacattaataaaaaaataaaaaaataataaaaataaaaaaaaagaaaagtacttttcacatgtttaatttatacatgaattataatttttttttttttttttccgactTAATTTGTCCTCTCAAAGTgagacaaataatttaagagtcTCTGATACGCGGAAAATGGGGTTGAAATGATTTTCACACAATTATGGATAAAAATTAGTTAACTTTTCAACTGCCTTTGCTTTATTTAATCGAAGCCTACATATCCTTTCGACGGTCTAGTCAACTGCGACAACTACCTATCCCATCACATACTTCCGTCACACCTTTCGATAAAACTCTGTAGCGACTAGCGAAAAGCAGCAAATAGCTATGGCATCATCAGCAGCAGCGGCAGCGGCAGCGACACCCCCCACTGCCGACCCAGGTGCGTCCCTTCCTCGTCATTTCTCTCAAACCCACTATAAttgattttgttattttgattgtattccTCTTCCTTCTCTCTTTTACCAGATAAAAGATCCCCTTCCCTTAAAACCACTCTCCATCTTGGTTTTCCTCTCGATTTCCAAAAGCTTGTGCTATTAGGTTCAGAAACAAGGGAATTGTTTTCTCGAATTTAATTTCCGCTCCTTTCCAATGAAGAATTCCCTTTGGGAATTAGGCGAGGATTACGTGAATTAGGTctggatgtgtgtgtgtgtgtgtgttttttgttttgttttattgtttgaaaacatggaaaagtgaaattaaGTTTGTCTGCGTACCCTAGGTTGTTAAGAAAAATGGTCTTCTTAATCAGTCCCAATAATTTCCATTCCTTTCACATTGAAATTTCCGATTTTTAGTTCTCTAGGGTTTTCaaaagtttattttctttttatttttaatgttttgcgTATGTGTATTTGGCGAGTTCTGTTTTTTAAGTTGGTTCAATTTAAGATTGTTTTAAGCTTTACCCGTAGTTGAGTAAATTGAAATTATTCTTTGTTCGGGGTTATATTTTGGGGAACAAGTTGGCAACtggttatttttttatacaaaatgcaAGTTATGCTAAGATGGGTTGAAAAATAACATGCATAATGTGGCATTTAAATTTCATCGACTCATATAGCTTTGCTAGTGgatatatataaatcataatGCGTATAAACTTCATATTGATGGTTGATTCCAAGAAGATGCTTGTCCTGCTGTTATGGAAACTCTACACTCTGTTCATTTAGCTGACATTACATAAATTCCAGAAGGCAAcgataagaaaaggaaaagagtgaAGACTGATTCAAATATTTCAAGGAAACCCGCTAATGTGCAAAGCGAACTTGAGGCTTGTGCAAGTTTAAAGTTTAAACAGGTATGCAGTAGTATGATAGTCATTAGTCCAACTATATTACTGCTTTTGACGAACAAATTCTTTCACTTGGATGATGATACTTTGTGCACTTCTGTTTAATTAACGTGTACTGTTATTTCAGGTAGCAGCTAAAGTCACACCAGCTGAGGCTGATAAGGACGACTGGTTTGTTGTAAAAGTGTTGCATTTTGATAAGGAGACAAGAGAGTAAGTTTAGTTCCTGTAGATATGGCATTACACGTCATGATTTGAACTTTGATGAAGAATTAGAACACTTGTTTCAAGTTTATCATGATAACTGATTACCTGTTTGGGCAGGCTCATCGAATGACGATTGTGTTGTTTAAGCTTGAGGCtaactcaaaaaaagaaaaagaaatacgcCAAGCTCTTGTGATAACTTTGTCACTTCTTTATCAAGTTTGATTTTGGCCCCAATTCAATTGCCTGGTGATAAATGCCTGGCTCAAGGTCAAGTCAAAGCTCTTTATGAACTGTTTTCAAAATGAATGAAGGCCTTATGTGTAATATAGTTTTTCCAGTGATTAAGTAGAATGTGATAAAATGTGCCAGATGAATATATGTTTCTAAGTCTTGAGATATAGGTGCTCCATATTCACATGCCAAAGTAGCATACAAGCCTGCTTGGATTTTACTCATTGAGGAGAGAAGCCACTAGGGATAGGCTAGATTGGATTAGTATAGAAACTTGAACGAGCTTGTTGTGGAGCCAACATCAAGCAGAAACTACTCTTCTACATCGTTTATTTACCTTCAGAAACTACTTTGTTCCATGCTTACGAAGAAGCAACTCTGTGCAGATTTGAAGTAATAGATGAGGAACCGGGTGATGATGATGAAGGTGGTGGCCAAAGGTTACTTTCTTTTATTGACTCCAATTTGATGCTTTGCACTTAACTTCTGTTTAGATGCTTACATGATATCTTTCTGTTCCCATGATTTTGCATGGTTGCATGGTTTACCTATGCATGGCATTTGATTCACATGGAGCACCTCCTATGCCTTAATGGCTGATCTTGGGTTAATGGCTTAGTGATACTTTCTACTGGCATAAACAAATTGTATGTAGTTGTAATTACTCGCATTAGATTACATCCAAGAGCCATTTGGAAGTTGTCACTACTTTACTAAAGCATTTGAAGAGAAATAATTGGCGCTTTTTTGAGGATCGTAAGTCCAATATGCTATGATTAAAATGCTCCTTGAGATTTCTTTTAGATTGGGCTGTAACTTATATtcctaatttttcttcttctaattttgtagattttgttaactttttagattttcgaCCCAATAGGGTGgttgcttctcttgtatacttttcgtgtacaaaagctttacttcttcttcttctaataaattattattcataaaaaaattagactACATCCAAGAGTTTTAGTTTCATTGGAATGGATAATCTTGTCATCATACTTTTCTAAGGCTGGTATGATTTTTGACTCTCATtcttccacaaaaaaaaaaaaaaaaaaaaggcaaaaagaaaatgatattatttttttcaactgttctttcttcttcacctttttctttcacCTCTTTGATTCCCCTTTGTGACTAATCCATTTTAGTGTTAAATTTGCTTTTCTCTGTAAGCAGGCAGATTTTGCATGGAGAGCTGCTATGTGGTGGTTTCTGGacaaaactttatttttgaaaatatttaataaatctGGATTAGTCTTTTCAGGCTTGAGACTGGAACTTGTGTGGTTCTTGATAAGCTAGGTTGCCCAGGGATCATTAGTGCTGGCTTTCTTCCTCAATGTTttctaataattttcttttctttggccAAGCAATGACAAGTGCTAGTTGTCTATCTGTTTGTTGTTAAAAAGTATTatatggtttatttatttatttccctTTCCTTTATAATTGAACCCATCTGTGAGtgacatttatcattttctttttccttggtGCTCTTAGAAAGTACAAGCTGCCCATGTCAAGTATTATTCCTTTCCCCAAGAGAGGTGATGCTTCTACCGCTCCAGATTTCCCTCCTCGAAGCCAAGTCTTGGCTGTCTATCCTGGAACAACTGCACTTTATAAGGCAACTGTTGTCAATGGCCATCGCAAGGTAACTATTCCATCCACTTTGGTGTACTTGAGCAGAAGTTattgttcttttcctttgaaTTCCAATCTTCTGTAAATTCTTATCCTTTGAACAAACAAGTTTGGCATGGATCTAACTACTAATTGTATTGCGCATGTTTGGCTACTCTCAActattcaaaatattttcagagGAAGACGGAGAAGTAAGTAATATCATTTCTTTCTGTTTCATCCTTAGTGTCCTGGAATTTGGAAAAAGTGCATTGTGATTGGCCTTTGGGaaccaaataaaaacaaaatgatcACCTCAGTTGGTGAGTCTCACAGTTTTTAAAACCATAGCTTCACATGTAATTTGATTTATCAGCATTCACCAAAGTGTTTACACGTATCGCAAAGTTAACAGATTCTTTAACATTTTCAAGGAAACAAATAGGCTTAGTTCTTTACGGAagtcctttcctttttttgagATCTAGAAAATGAACTAGAATGATGATTGCCAAATTGGGTCTCGAATGTCCCAATTTTCCATTAGATCGATACCTAACTATTTTTCACCCAATACTATATTGTGATATGCATCTGGTTTTTTGTTGGGCAGTTATTTACTGGAATTTGACGATGATGAGGAAGATGGATCCTTGCCTCAAAGGACAGTACCCTTCCACAAGGTGGTTGCTCTGCCTGATGGACATCGTCAATGAATTCTTGCTGTTTATAGCCTTGTTTAAATCTAACATGTTGTGTAGCATTTTTAACCAGACCTTTTACATGGCCTATGTTTTTCTTTTCGTCATTCAGAGATGGTTTTGTAAGATCTTCTGTAACTTTGTATGTTATGTAGCATATTTGGGGATGGTTTTGTAAGATCTTCTGTAACTTTGTAGGTTATGTACCATATTTGGGGAGGGTTTTGTAAGATCTTCTGTAACTTTGTATGTTATGTAGCATATTTGGGGATGGTTTTGTAAGATCTTCTGTAACTATGTATGTTATGCAGCATATTTGGAGATGGTTTTGTAAGATCTAGTATGTTATGTAGCATATGTATACCttgttcctctctttctctctctctaactttATGCAATATAATGGTAAGCTAGGCTATATTTggtaaaaacaaattttatttagtcgcttattttatattttcacttCTCAGTTCTCATCTTGTAGTATAAAATTTCAAGGTCCATGCACTCCTAACTGgattgtttgttttttgaattCCATGGACTCCTTAACTGTTATTATCAAATCCCACTCTATTCTCAAATagtttagagtaatgctactcttcatacATATTTATTACATTCATTTCCCATCAGTTGACATGCATAATGTGTTTTAAGTGGAGTATGATTCTTACATACTAGGACCTTATTCATACGAAGAAGAAAGGCTGAGTGGAAGAGGCTCAGGGCCTGTCAACTAATTCTTTTTCTCTGAGATAGATATGTCTAGAAAATGAGATGTTACATCAAAGGATCTAACAAGATGCGGAAAACAGATTATTGTCTTGTTTGCTACTTTTTTGTCGATATAACACATTggaatttagggtttttttttttttttttttttttttttttttttttttttttttttaattctagtGGAATAGTTGTATTTTAACAggaatttatattaattatttgatggaAAATGTTGAGGTCTTGAATTTAGAATGAACTTAAACTTGGGTCTAAAATCTATCGAAGTTGAAAATTGAGGTcttaaaatgagaaatgataaaaaGGTGAGGGGATCCAGACCTGATTTctttaaaagatttgataaaacTAGTATTTGGAATTTCTTGTCCTCTCAGTCCATGGAATGAAGATGAAAATGTAACAAACCAACCCCTCTATCCCTTTTGGTCTACGCTTTCTGACTTTCTAAATTAAGCTGCGCTCGGctgattattaaatattgttaaataaactatataactttaaaaaaataaaaataaatgatgtaatgattattaaatatataattataatacttataacatataataaagtgattacatgtcatatgccacaatgttatatgatcatataatcctattatattacatgaataatatgattaagtatatgGATTGTCATTATCTATagtataattataaatttatagttgagtaaactataattaataGGACTTGCAAGGGGGTTATGAGATAACTAGAAACTCAAAACTTATTGGACCTAGGTTTTATATCTCTTTCACTAAAGGGATGGTTGGGCCTGCTTTATTAAGacaaaccttttttcttttttctttttttttttaatcttttctcattctacacgagaagaagagaaaataaagagaatggggaataagatgaaaatatttttggagcGTTCTTTGTGAAAGTTCTGATCTTCGCTTGATTCTTCGAAAGGTAAATGGTACAAGTTTTCGTTGTCTTTTACACTATGCTTTGATTCTCAAAGAAAATGAGTACAATAACATTATTAGCACGAGTTCTAgtaatattgaataaaattatatacaacaAGGTTCTCCCTCAATGTCTCTCtcatataaataaatgtaattaCTCCAGCCAAGTTTCTCCAAGAATACATTGAGGATGAGCAGCGACGTTACAATCTTTACAGTAATAGAACCAATTTTCGTTCATTACTTCTTCGCAAATTTCACAATAATAATCTTCAGAGTTGTCTTCGGCGGCAGTGTAAGTGAGATGTCGGAGATGTCTATGCCTAGCTACGAGTGGAAGAGTAGCGCATTTAATACACAAGCGGAACCCACAAGTGTTGCAATCAAATGTCATAGCGTCACCAGGACGTTGACCGCAAGCATTGCACTCTGGTTGTTTAAATTTACCAAGGAAGAGGCGGTGCTGGTGACCTTTATGTTTAAAGACTTCTGGAATTAAAATACATTGAGCATCAAATATTGCATCATTACACAAATCCTTGAGGCATCTGTAGCTGAAGCCACTCCGAGTTCTGTCGCAAGCCCAACATTCGAACGATCGCACAATATTGGAATCTACATTATAATGTAGGGTGAGCGGGTGTTGGTGATATTTAAGTCGCCTAACCTCTCGGGGTAGTTTAGCACATCTTATATGGAGGGAGAAGCTACAGGACTCCTCACAACCTTAAAATGGGAGCAACGTTATAAATTGCATACACCCTTCACAACGCTTGACATCCTGGAGCTCTTCAtttttaaggattaatttaTGTTGAAGATGACTAGGATGCTGCTGGATCTCCTGAGGGCCAGTTTTTTCATCCTCTTTTAGATCGCTGCCCTCGACCAAATGAGTAGCATAGTCAACGGAAACAGTACCGGTTTCACTCACGTCCTTCCTAAGCCAATAAGCACACCGTAAATGGGCAATGTAGTCACACTTGTGATCATCACAACAGTAAGTTGCATACTTGGTATCCACCTCTTCGTAACAGACTTCGCACTTGTGCTCTTTGCCTTGACTAAGAGAGAAGGTGCAAGTGAGGGAGTGATCGTGTCCTCTAATTTTGATGGTGCCTAGAAATTTAGCACATTTTGAGTGAATCAGAAGTAGACAGTTGGTACAATGACAGGCGAAGTCACTGAGTTTCACACCACACGCTTTGCAAGTGAACTCCATCGGATTTCGGGTGGGGAAGAATGCGCGTGTGTTACAATTGTCAGCACTAATATTATTGCGCCAACGAGAAGCACATTTGATGTCGAGGATATATTCATCATATTTTGTACAAGATGGCGTGGA
Protein-coding regions in this window:
- the LOC133859922 gene encoding SAGA-associated factor 29 homolog B-like isoform X2 gives rise to the protein MASSAAAAAAATPPTADPGNDKKRKRVKTDSNISRKPANVQSELEACASLKFKQVAAKVTPAEADKDDWFVVKVLHFDKETREFEVIDEEPGDDDEGGGQRKYKLPMSSIIPFPKRGDASTAPDFPPRSQVLAVYPGTTALYKATVVNGHRKRKTENYLLEFDDDEEDGSLPQRTVPFHKVVALPDGHRQ
- the LOC133859922 gene encoding SAGA-associated factor 29 homolog B-like isoform X1 → MASSAAAAAAATPPTADPEGNDKKRKRVKTDSNISRKPANVQSELEACASLKFKQVAAKVTPAEADKDDWFVVKVLHFDKETREFEVIDEEPGDDDEGGGQRKYKLPMSSIIPFPKRGDASTAPDFPPRSQVLAVYPGTTALYKATVVNGHRKRKTENYLLEFDDDEEDGSLPQRTVPFHKVVALPDGHRQ